Genomic window (Bombyx mori chromosome 9, ASM3026992v2):
AATTAGAGGAGTCATTTTGaagatataaaaatttaatgaaaaatattttagtctGATGTTTCATCAAGATTGAAGTGTATTAATTAATGAGTTATGTGTTTTagagacatttttatttaaattaccttataaaataaaataaaaaagcctataTTTCCTTATCCTTAACTTTCATTTCAAATgtggtatttatttgttaatgtttagttAGTTGTTAATGCTTATTATCTAAACGTTAGTAAgagttagtttttgttattgaatatGGACCCCTCCtcgggtgaaggcctcctccagttcGTTCCACTGGTCTCTGTCCTTGCCGACAGTTTGCCAGTCCTTTCCTATTATTTCGGTTATGTCGTCAGCCCATCGTCTAAATTACCTTAGTGCTTCGAAACTTTTGAACGGTAGTGTATGATCGCGGACTAAGAATATGTCTTACCAAGACATTTTAATCATGCCTTGCTAACAAAAGTCTAACTGTCTAATTAGTAAAACATGTTTAGGTAATATCTTTACGTCCTTTGTATAAGTTTCGCACGCTCATAAcggtatttttatatataatgcaATCTTCTAATACGGTATACTTCCAAACTGGTCTGATGATGGATCTGACGGACAAGAGCTCTTCAAAAGCCATTGCTAAACCATCAAATTACTAGTTTATCTTCGATTTACCTACATTATGAAAATGTCTTAAATCTTAAGGCCGTAGATTGAGAAAATGTAAAGGGAAGATGCAAAATTCTTGATGCACgtacaaattttcaagttaatccgacgtatTGGAGTCcatgaaaatgacgttcaaagattctgctacatacaaacaaacataaaaacgaATCTAATAAAAGggtgttaatatattttttttttattgcttatgtgggtggatgagctcaaagcccgcctggtgttaagtggttactggagcccatagacatctacaacataaatgcgacacccaccttgagatataatttctaaggtctaatataagttctaagaaataggcggggtggtggtacctacccgtgcggactcacaagaggtcctaccaccagaaattacgcaaattataattctgcgggttttgatttttattacacgatgttattccttcacggtgaaagtcaatcgtgaacatctgccaagtacgtatttcattagaaaaattggtacctacttgcgagattcgaacaccgttgcatcgttgcatcgctagatacgaatgcaccggacgtcttatcctttaggccacgacgacttcctaaTAACGCCTTTAATTATTTCTATGAGTACTTACGAGAGGAAgtttattagatatttttttgtatttttgttttattacagcGAAGAAACTTGGCGAGCAGTGCTTCTACAGACAAACGTGTCGTGCCTTCGATGCCCATTCGTCGTGTGTGCAGGTCAATCACAACGCTTACTGCAAATGCGAGCCCGGGTACCACAGCACTTCGCACTCCAGGCCCACCTACCGAGTCTTCTGCACTGAAGGTGATTACGCTGACATTCTCTTAAGAAATATACTAATTTTCGGATTTAGTagattttgaatatttaaatatttttgtgagGGCAAATACAGCATTTGcccccactttttttttattgcccttgtaggcaggcgagcatacggcccacctgatggtgagtggttaccgtcgcccatggacttcagcaatgccaggggcagagccaagccgctgcctaccgcttaatactctctacaagcctcttttaaagaaggacatgtcatagctcattccatagccggatggtacgtggcaaaaaagacctctggaaacgcgaCCAAAACGCGACCACTTATAGGAGATATTTGATGATTCAGAATAGAATAACAAATTAATAGTATATAGATGGAAATCAATATCGTGGTGTTGGCGATGGCGTTACAAGTCTCTATtgttctcgatattactagttcttttaatattcgtttctgctatttgatgacagatgacattactcttaccggcgtaaccgTGTTTCTACTAACAAATCCTTTAACAACGTATTCGTCTTTTTGTTTCCAGATATGGTGTTGCTGACAGCGGACATGCCGACGCTCCTGGGCGTGGCGTCGGGGATCTTCGTGTTGGCGGGATTGCTCTGCATGGTGCTGCATCTCTACACTAAGGCGCGGTACCATCCTACGCACCTAGCCGACGCGAGGCTAACCCCGCCTTGCTTGTATTCTCTCAATGACACTGGTAAGTATTTTAGGGTATATTTATGGATGAAGATCTTCATTGTATGCATGCAATGTTGTCTCTTCAAATTAATAAAAGGAATGGACAAGGCTGAATAACATTCgtaattatcttttttatttcttaacacCAAAACAGAACAATCCCTTCAGGAACAAGTCCGACGTATGAGTGTAGTGACGTAGTGGTGGCTGGTGAATGACGACGCGTGTCGGTCGGCAGGTGGGACGCTGAGCGCGACCCGTGCGTCGTCTCGGGCGTCGTCCCGTGCATCGTCCCGCAGCGGATGTACAAGCGGCACGCTGGACGACGGCGGGGGTGCGGGGTCGGGGCGGGGGTCGCGACGGGGGGTGCCGGTGTCAGCATCGCGCGCAGGTGCGGCGCGCAAGGCGGCCATCTTGCTCATCTCGCGCCACCTCGCGGCCGTAAGGCGGGACGGCGGCGCGCACCCGCCTCGGTGCGCCGCCAAAGGTGAACTGGATGATGTATGCAGCGCGGGCCCCGTCATTTGCACGTCTCGGTGTTCGGACGGACGCGCACGAGGATCGTCTACACGAATACACTGATTCCGTTCGCTTCAAAGCATTATAGATAAAAACTTGTTTCAAATATAAGAAACATGAATAATCGTTTAGAAAATTATGTTATCCTTCGAAACCTCCGTCATTTAAAACGTTCAAAATCCACATTCGAATGTAATTCAACTGTGAAGCGACCGGATCGGTATAGGAGTGGAGACGAACGCATGTGTCGCCGCGCGCCGCCCGTGTCCGTTAGATGTTGCGTTTGGTGTTAGTGACAGGGACTGACGCCAGCCTGCGACTGCTCGTGGGGACGGTGTAACTCCAAATATGCCACTCTGAGCCCAACACTGTAATCATGGCTACAAGTCAGCGCGGGACCGCATCTCCCAGGCCCTTCACAcactaaaaattaattacaccaGCGCGCGAAACCTCGCTCACGGGATACAAATAAAAGTCCCCAAGCCCAACGATAACCGCGAACTCAACTAAATACTCACGTAAGACAATTAATTATGTCAGAAATATCTTAACTGTAGCTCCAGCTCaatttttagaattttgttTTAAGACTTACATCGTGGTATCAAAATGTGGttgttaattttcaaaattatcccAATGCTAAATCCAATAATAAcctaataattgaaataaattttataaacgtCGTAATACGatagctttttttaattattatgtatttcttgttttttgaaTCCCCAAAGGTGGCATATATGGAAAACATCAATAAATTGGTTGTTTGTAAGTACAGCTTTATGTGAGCTTATTGGCAAATGGGCTTTCAAGATTCGAAAAATAAGAATGTGCAATCAGCGGAGCGAGCAAGATGGCCGTGGTCCTTCCTTTGTATCTATATATCACGCCTTTTATGTATGTGTGCTAATGAAACTGAAGATTACAACATTACGTGCACCATAACTCTGTAAAGTAtgtatacattaaaattttagctTTCACCGTCACGACTTTGAACATACATCTGGTTGTCATATGTTTAGCGTGATAGAAACATAATATAAGACACATATATTAAATCCATTATCAACTAATCGTGGTTGTACCAAGCCATGAATAAATCATCGATATAAACATAAACTTCTCTTTAGTAGTAATGTGAAAAAGGATTAAATTTTGACTTTGATCTTCCTACTGCGGgaacaaaatatataactaaacagtaaattgaattaaattagtAAATCATTTAAATAGTACAATTAACAGACAAAGATTTTCAATAGAAACTTCAGTTTCCTGAGCAGTGCACGTTGCTTACACGCTTTTCGTTGTACTATTTGGCGTGCATGAAAGCGTTTGCAAATATCATATATCGTCTATGTAAACCTGTAAAACGAATAAATGTACTgtcttttattttcaatataattttaataccacttatatttcgaatatttgtatgtatttgatTGCAGTAATAATTAGATTTGTGTGCAGTCAAAGTAGCAAAATGTAATTAGTAAACTTTAAAAGAAAATTCCATTTGATAATACGCAATCGTTGAATTCAATAAGATGTAATATGAATGTTAATATTGTTGTAATATAGTTTAAAGCTATCTTTCGATTACTcacttttataattatttagaaaatttgaaataaagaCACAATTTGGTGCTGTCTGTCGTTTTGAAAAATCTGGTATTTACCAAAATCCAATTTGTTCgtcagtataataatatgatcctAAGCATTTCTCCCGTGAAAACcgtgtaacatttttttaaataccaattaaaaaacttttaagcaATTAAAGTAGCCTCTTCGACATCAGAGGTTATTAAATCCAGCACCtcaaatattacaaatatttgtTTACCACTAGTACAAATATTTCCAAATTCAACATCCGCTTGTACACTGCGTCACAAATCACTAGCAATGCAATCACACCAAATTATTAGAAGCAGACAAATTATATGGTACATTATGTCGCAGGTTCGCGACGTCCAAGTTTAAGTTCAGTGCAGAGCAGCACATCATCGATAAGGAGTTACAGTGCGAAGAGAtgggagagagaaagagaacaGAAAGAAAGACGTCAGATGAGTATGCGACTTGCTCAGCTGCACGACAAGATGTCTGCGGGCCGCGAGGTTCCTAAGCATGCCCCAACACCATCACCGCGCTCGCCTAACAACTCCACAGATGGACTGCTACCGTCTGTATGTGAAATTAGAGAAGTAAGATCATCCACTTCCTATCCTTTGTGGACTTTTACGATTTCTAAGCACACCCATCTTTTAAGACTCCCTTTTAAAACTCAAGACAACGGAACAATTTATTCCTAAATGTGTGTGTCTATTCATTTGTGAATGTAAAACCTCTGTATGTTTTCAAAGAATTCACCTAGAACTTTGACACGATCCAAAAATTATTGTGTTTTTCCTAGAATTACCAGCAATAACTTATGATTCTAGGACTCAGCGGTTGTACAactattaatgttaattacagTTGTTATCGAACCCTGAGCAGCAGCTGCAGGGAGTGGACGGGCCCTGTTCAAGCTCCTCGCTGTACTGACAGCAGGCTCGATCGAAGACTGCGCACCTTCGCCGTTCCTTAGACTCCTTGTCTTCGGACGGATCCCCAGCTATTGCCTGGATGTAGGCTGACAGACATTGAACCAATCGAATTATTCCCGTGAGTGATCATCGAATCTCGACGAAATTTGTCTACAATTTGATGAATTTCAGGACATTTCGTAGGTTAAGTTAAGACAGAAGCACACAGAAGACCCCTATGGAAACACCACGATTTAAAAGTAGTGTTGTAAACGCAATAGATTATACCATTGAGCTCCCgctgttgaaaattattgtaataaatgaAAGCGCTTGAGCTTCTAGGATGAGGTGGAGCAGCTAAGCTTGGtatgtttaataatttatttgttcatTCTACAATTTGTTATTATATGCGCCGGATGTATCGTAACAGAAAATTGGTAATTTATTTTCCTACAATATCTTCGTCttcccatatatttttttaatacagatcGTTATTACACACTATAGTCAACAGATAAttttacttaaaacaaaaaaacaaattatcttAACAGATACGGCGTTTTCCTTTCGTTCGTTACGTCTGTACATACAGAGGTTTCTCGGGAAATTTTAACTCCTGCTTCGCTTAAGTTAGCTCCACTgaccattaaaacaaaaatgtctAGAAACCTTAGATAGTACTTTAAagaattatcataaaaaaatatgttattatgtaACTTGTTGAATCTGCATAATTTTGGATAATTTAGAAATAtgtaagtaaaatttattttttgttatttagatAACAATCGATtgtgtaatataatttttattctagTTTTGGACCGATGTACCTGATGTTGCTTTGGTTTTAAGTTTCTCGTTAAATGTTTCTCTCAACAAATCTAATTCTTCGTAAAATATTATAGATAATGCGCTAATATTGCGTTCTATTTACGTGCTGTCCAATTACATAAAGTCCCGTTGCTGAATTGAACACTATATTCACAACCATTAAAGCTACAAAAATGGCCACACAACATAGTATAGCAGTCTAAGGCTCagctcggtttgaagggtggggcagttgtaactatactgagagaccttagaactgatatctcaaagtaggtggtgcatatacgttgtagttgtctatgggctccagtaaccacttaacaccaggtgggctgtgagctcgtccagatacctaagcaataaaaaaaaattaaaaaaatgaaactgaGTTCAATTTTTATgtccaaaataaaaattgtattcaacACTTGCTTGGTGAACGTACTCGCTTACAATTTGGGCGTCTCTTAAGCTCCATAAAAAAATACCACCGCTTACGAGAActttttagaagtcgtcgtggcctaaaggataagacgtccggtgcattcgtatcgagcgatgcaccggtgttcgaatcccgctggcgggtaccaatttttctaatgaaatacgtactcagcaaatgttcacgattgacttccacggtgaaggaataacatcgtgttataaaaatcaaacccgcaaaattataatttgcgtaattactggtggtaggacctcttgtgagtccgcacgggtaggtaccaccgccccgcctatttctgccgtgaagcagtaatgcgtttcggtttgaagggtggggcagccgttgtgactatactgagaccttagaactatatctcaaggtgtgtggcgcatttacgttgtaggtgtctatgggctccagtaaccacttaacaccaggtgggctgtgagctcgtccacacatctaagcaataaaaaaaaaaaaaaaaaaaaaaaaaaactttatcagGCGATAAATTGTTTTCTCATTACCCAATGTTTCATTATATTCTTTACCAAGGCCATAGTTTCATGTAGGATTTTTGAATCTGTAAAAACTTAATCGTCGTAAAGTAATCtaaataaaatcgattattaaCTTACGACCTTCACTTCTTCTAAATTATCTGTAGATATATTTCTGGGAGTAACAATAGTCGCTAACAATTTATATATAATCGGCTGTAATGGTTCATTAGACAGGagtgaaattatttattctaaGGCGCTATTTTGTCGACGCTTTCTCATCACAGATACcgtacatactggtggtaggacctcttgtgaacctgcacgggtaggtaccgtgaagcagtaaagtgtttcggtttgaagggtggggcaaccgttgtaactatactgagaccttagaaccatatttcaaggtggggcggaatttacgttgtaaatgtctatgggctccggtaaccacttcacaccaggtgaaATAAACtccacaaaaacataaaaacataaaaaaaaacatacttcaatttaaatataaacaaactcttcaacaaCCCGCTTAATAACAAGAAATCTAAcattatttagtttaaattaaacTAAGTAGCTGTAATTATGACTTTGCTATATATTTAGTACAGAAAAAGTTTCCCTGGTTGAAAACTTTGTAGCGTAGTTATCATGGAATACAACATATTTGACAGATTGAATCTGGCTATCATACAATACTGGAGAGATGCTTGAATCTGAACAATAACACCAGGACCATTGGTCGACCGAGTTTTTGTCGAAGCCCTCTGCTCTATCATATCCTTATCTCCTGCACTTGTTATCTAGACTTTGCTTATCACTTGGCGCCGACACCGCAACGTTAAATATCgacataaaatgaaattaatggaCAGTCCGTAACAAAGAACGCAGTATGATAATTAAGGTGTAGTACTAGTAAAGATGGATAAGATATGGCTCAGGCCAggccttaaataaataattggagACGGTACAAGGGTCGTGCATAGTCCTTATGTTTTCTACACGTATCTGATCGCAATAAACGATACGATTTAGATCCTACACAGACACATGACGACGCTCGTATGGATAACAAAAATGGTCGAagcctttttttcatttttagtgttGTCAAAAGTCTCAGATATTTGTAATAACACTTTTACGATTCAATCCGCGTCTGGTGAGtgattgaaaatgtcgtaaactTATTGAATATAGGCGAGATTTAGTCGTAAATGTGCTTTTGATTATTTCTTTAACCTCATTTACTAGagctaaaaaaaacaattcatcaAAGAGCCACCACGACGCCAATACCATCCCCACCACGAGACATTACTTCACAGTCTTAACGACTCTCCTCTAAAGCCTGAACGCATAGCggctttacggtagaaataggcaagtaaTACTTACTCCATCGAGAGGAGCGCGCATTAGTGAGCATATTGTCCATGGGATCCCCGTACCCCAGCGGttggggaacttttttaattattaccccaaaatatttttgtgtaagttgatattaccccatggcgaagaaccaaaaaaaaacgaaatcgcttctttttagtatctttcatattatagcccccatgataattttgaaaagaaaacaataactaaagatttaacgattctaaagaagtttcacttctatatatatataattttttttaactcgcaaaaatttcatttaccccccaaaatttcattttaccccatttgagGTAATTTACCCGGATTCCCCGATCGCTGCCCTACCCTCATCCGAGTTCCATCTCAGGCATGGATCGGACGTCTAAAGAGAGCTATTACTAAGGCTTAATCGGCAGTCATCttggagtccgacataacctgACCTAATCCTCATCGTCCGGATATCCGTAAATTGGGTTTCCCCAACGTAAATAAAAGGATAGTTACCGGGGCAAACTCACGGTGTCGCTAACCACTGGTGGACTTATGGATCACGTTGCGATCTTGGAAGTAGTTGGGAATTTTATTTACGTATTCTAAAGGATTAAAATCGCCCAATATAGATAAGATTGATTatccttggaggaggcctttacccgggGAGGGGTTCTTGCTAGTGGGAAATACTACCTACTATTATTCAACAAAGATATTTATTAGTTAACTAATCTCATAGATCACATTGcgttaatttttgtttgatgtcacttgtatgaaataaaaggcttttattatttttattatattactagctgtacccgtctggTTCGCTGGtcatttacattattatacattaacattattatttctcatccccacaaaaattctcatcattaataCCGCACTGGAAGTCGAAGCGGTGGAGATCGATTATATAgtgattatatataatatgtaccagaattataaattatttgagcGCCAACAAGCAGAGAGCACTGGGTTTCGCAAACCCGTATCTACTGACCGGATAGACTTCTATAAAGAAAAGATCACGTGTTTGAGCGTCAAGATCGCCTCATATGAAAAACTGCGCAATCTAACTtctaaatttattcaaaaagtATTTAAGATTCTGATGAATgttatgttttgaaataaaaaaagttttcttcgaTTCGCTTCGAACGGTCGTCGTGTGTGTGTGCGGAGGACCTAATATAGTCATAAGCGTCTGCTTGCTGGAAATTTGTATGTCACTATCTGTTTTTATGATACGAGGGgacattaaaatgaaaaaaaaaacctattcacttttttgttttattgcatcgTCTCGCCTATACTAAACTacgtttttgaagtcgtcgtggcct
Coding sequences:
- the LOC105842345 gene encoding uncharacterized protein LOC105842345 isoform X3, coding for MDALVPLAVVWLVVVSGAPNATRRRPDASDEPLLPEDEDELAHHLDYYDEERINISEKGRYLGSPCEFTCNPKLVHVFCDPATSTCQCDHKHPVPLGVANGCAKPKKLGEQCFYRQTCRAFDAHSSCVQVNHNAYCKCEPGYHSTSHSRPTYRVFCTEDMVLLTADMPTLLGVASGIFVLAGLLCMVLHLYTKARYHPTHLADARLTPPCLYSLNDTGGTLSATRASSRASSRASSRSGCTSGTLDDGGGAGSGRGSRRGVPVSASRAGSRRPSLSSVQSSTSSIRSYSAKRWEREREQKERRQMSMRLAQLHDKMSAGREVPKHAPTPSPRSPNNSTDGLLPSVCEIRELLSNPEQQLQGVDGPCSSSSLY
- the LOC105842345 gene encoding uncharacterized protein LOC105842345 isoform X2 — encoded protein: MDALVPLAVVWLVVVSGAPNATRRRPDASDEPLLPEDEDELAHHLDYYDEERINISEKGRYLGSPCEFTCNPKLVHVFCDPATSTCQCDHKHPVPLGVANGCAKPKKLGEQCFYRQTCRAFDAHSSCVQVNHNAYCKCEPGYHSTSHSRPTYRVFCTEDMVLLTADMPTLLGVASGIFVLAGLLCMVLHLYTKARYHPTHLADARLTPPCLYSLNDTGGTLSATRASSRASSRASSRSGCTSGTLDDGGGAGSGRGSRRGVPVSASRAGAARKAAILLISRHLAAVRRDGGAHPPRCAAKGSRRPSLSSVQSSTSSIRSYSAKRWEREREQKERRQMSMRLAQLHDKMSAGREVPKHAPTPSPRSPNNSTDGLLPSLLSNPEQQLQGVDGPCSSSSLY
- the LOC105842345 gene encoding uncharacterized protein LOC105842345 isoform X4 translates to MDALVPLAVVWLVVVSGAPNATRRRPDASDEPLLPEDEDELAHHLDYYDEERINISEKGRYLGSPCEFTCNPKLVHVFCDPATSTCQCDHKHPVPLGVANGCAKPKKLGEQCFYRQTCRAFDAHSSCVQVNHNAYCKCEPGYHSTSHSRPTYRVFCTEDMVLLTADMPTLLGVASGIFVLAGLLCMVLHLYTKARYHPTHLADARLTPPCLYSLNDTGSRRPSLSSVQSSTSSIRSYSAKRWEREREQKERRQMSMRLAQLHDKMSAGREVPKHAPTPSPRSPNNSTDGLLPSVCEIRELLSNPEQQLQGVDGPCSSSSLY
- the LOC105842345 gene encoding uncharacterized protein LOC105842345 isoform X1 gives rise to the protein MDALVPLAVVWLVVVSGAPNATRRRPDASDEPLLPEDEDELAHHLDYYDEERINISEKGRYLGSPCEFTCNPKLVHVFCDPATSTCQCDHKHPVPLGVANGCAKPKKLGEQCFYRQTCRAFDAHSSCVQVNHNAYCKCEPGYHSTSHSRPTYRVFCTEDMVLLTADMPTLLGVASGIFVLAGLLCMVLHLYTKARYHPTHLADARLTPPCLYSLNDTGGTLSATRASSRASSRASSRSGCTSGTLDDGGGAGSGRGSRRGVPVSASRAGAARKAAILLISRHLAAVRRDGGAHPPRCAAKGSRRPSLSSVQSSTSSIRSYSAKRWEREREQKERRQMSMRLAQLHDKMSAGREVPKHAPTPSPRSPNNSTDGLLPSVCEIRELLSNPEQQLQGVDGPCSSSSLY
- the LOC105842345 gene encoding uncharacterized protein LOC105842345 isoform X5; this encodes MDALVPLAVVWLVVVSGAPNATRRRPDASDEPLLPEDEDELAHHLDYYDEERINISEKGRYLGSPCEFTCNPKLVHVFCDPATSTCQCDHKHPVPLGVANGCAKPKKLGEQCFYRQTCRAFDAHSSCVQVNHNAYCKCEPGYHSTSHSRPTYRVFCTEDMVLLTADMPTLLGVASGIFVLAGLLCMVLHLYTKARYHPTHLADARLTPPCLYSLNDTGGTLSATRASSRASSRASSRSGCTSGTLDDGGGAGSGRGSRRGVPVSASRAGAARKAAILLISRHLAAVRRDGGAHPPRCAAKGELDDVRDVQV